Proteins encoded together in one Salmo trutta chromosome 3, fSalTru1.1, whole genome shotgun sequence window:
- the LOC115185398 gene encoding magnesium transporter MRS2 homolog, mitochondrial, which yields MEACFKSFTMGGLRRSLDIKFRVLAGCLTCRTVSCSRSPIKCQLSKHQPVTRGKATLLRSCPPAYLIRHRGTEASLSSVAPTFIVMKFDKDGNVTSFEKKKMELYHELSLQARDLRFQHFTSITARNNNIIIRMEALKAVVTPNSLLVLDFRGLGLERWLVLELAPQLNGDHGALATHSLPFEFRALEAILQHRVNTLQARLNEVHPVILDILESLVDPKLLSADRSKLHILLQNRKNLSELETDIKVFKDSLLKILDEVEMIEELCVTKWTDPRVFEESSLGIDHAEEMELLLENYFMQAEELGNTTRELKGLIDDSESVIFINLDSHRNVMMRLNLQLTMGTFSLSLFGLMGVAFGMNLESTFEEDPKVFWLVTGFMFLGSGLIWRRLLSFLGRHLEPTVPPQIPTVWKRNQINSKGGEVKSGLR from the exons ATGGAAGCTTGTTTCAAGTCGTTCACCATGGGTGGTCTTCGGAGATCTCTGGACATTAAATTCAGGGTCCTTGCCGGCTGTTTGACCTGCAGAACAGTGAGTTGTTCCAGATCACCTATAAAATGCCAACTCTCCAAGCATCAGCCGGTGACGAGGGGGAAAGCAACACTGTTGCGATCATGTCCGCCTG CATATTTAATTCGCCATAGAGGAACTGAGGCATCCCTCTCCAGTGTGGCTCCTACTTTTATTGTG ATGAAATTTGACAAAGATGGAAATGTAACCTCATTTG AGAAGAAGAAGATGGAGCTGTATCATGAGCTGAGTCTGCAGGCCAGAGACCTCAGGTTCCAACACTTCACCAGCATCACCGCTAGGAACAACAACATCATCATTCGCATGGAG GCCTTGAAGGCAGTAGTGACCCCCAATAGCCTGTTGGTGTTGGATTTCCGAGGTCTGGGATTGGAGAGATGGCTGGTCCTGGAGTTGGCTCCGCAGTTGAATGGGGATCATGGAGCTCTTGCCACTCATTCACTGCCATTTGAGTTCAGAGCCCTTGAAGCTATTCTGCAGCACAGG GTAAACACCCTTCAGGCTCGGCTGAATGAGGTTCACCCTGTCATCCTGGACATTCTAGAGTCTCTTGTGGATCCTAAACTACTCTCTGCAGATCGCAGCAAACTGCATATACTTCTTCAGAACAGAAAGAA CCTGTCAGAGCTGGAGACAGACATCAAGGTCTTCAAGGACAGTCTGCTGAAGATCCTAGACGAAGTGGAGATGATCGAGGAGCTTTGTGTCACCAAGTGGACGGATCCACGTGTGTT TGAGGAGAGCAGTCTGGGCATTGATCATGCTGAGGAGATGGAGCTTCTCCTGGAGAACTACTTCATGCAGGCTGAGGAGCTGGGCAACACGACCAGGGAGCTCAAGGGCCTGATAGACGACTCAGAGAGTGTTATCTTCATCAACCTGGACAG TCACCGGAACGTGATGATGCGTCTGAACCTGCAGCTCACCATGGGGACCTTCTCACTCTCCCTATTTGGCCTGATGGGTGTCGCCTTCGGGATGAACTTGGAATCCACGTTTGAGGAG GACCCCAAGGTGTTCTGGCTGGTGACAGGCTTCATGTTCCTGGGTAGTGGACTAATCTGGAGGAGACTGCTCTCGTTCCTGGGTCGACATCTTGAGCCTACTGTCCCCCCACAG ATCCCAACAGTTTGGAAGAGAAACCAAATCAACTCAAaaggaggagaggtgaagagtGGACTAAGATGA
- the LOC115185415 gene encoding cleft lip and palate transmembrane protein 1-like protein isoform X2, which produces MFPSCYSKPTSSNDLFKRTYLTKMLLGVFVVYMSHTCWVIYGFVYTKPCERGKGDCIFSYLAERPRLQLSIFSSLRPDHSELNLIIKIDDFDIHSKFERVVNVSLPLATRNNGTLHTLVYVHKFGVSPLQDNRQVHHVAQLSTYMMSRGNLSSAKEVLKKHAATAPREVDRPISHWRSRLTLNMMSEDFTFNRGTLPSDVRRYMRVFQDENRMVYLPLLHIDELSVRVKDMMEINGSTTKLPLTISYEGLSLRQFRLWIHMQDVMFSLKRFGFTEVNIDEIKGVLVDNNLYLLALTTLVTAFHFIFEFLAFKNDISFWRKKKNMVGMSRKTVLWRCFSTIVILLKMLEERSSLLGLIPVGIGTTIEVWKVKKVSKIQLQWRTSRSIVHVGKFDESERKTIQHDTQAMKCLSYLVYPLSISGAIFSLVYLRYKNYYSWLINSLVSGIYAFGFLSMAPQLFINFKLKSVGHLQWNVLMYKAVNTFVNDAFTCVFSTHPSHQLGCFRDEILFLLYLYQRRLYSTNKTRCREYGSCHHNHRKLKAQ; this is translated from the exons ATGTTCCCTTCGTGCTATTCAAAGCCGACGAGTTCAAATGACCTATTCAAAAGGACTTATCTGACAAAGATGTTACTAGGAGTGTTCGTCGTGTATATGTCACACACCTGCTGGGTGATTTATGGCTTTGTATACACCAAGCCTTGTGAGAGAGGTAAAGGAGACTGCATTTTTTCCTACCTTGCAGAAAGACCCCGTCTCCAG CTCAGCATTTTCTCCAGTTTGAGGCCTGACCACAGTGAACTCAACCTCATCATCAAGATAGACGACTTTGACATACATTCTAAATTTGAAAG GGTGGTGAATGTATCCCTGCCGTTGGCAACACGTAACAACGGTACTCTGCACACATTGGTTTATGTACACAAGTTTGGAGTGTCTCCCTTGCAGGATAACCGGCAGGTCCATCATGTTGCCCAGCTCAGCACCTACATGATGTCCAGAGGAAATCTCAGCTCTGCTAAAGAGGTCCTCAAA AAACATGCTGCCACTGCTCCTCGAGAAGTAGACAGACCCATCTCTCACTGGAGGTCCCGTCTAACCCTAAACATGATGTCAGAGGACTTCACCTTCAACAGAGGGACCTTGCCAAGTGATGTCCGGCGCTACATGAGAGT ATTTCAGGATGAAAACAGGATGGTATATCTCCCACTTTTACACATTGATGAACTCAGCGTCAGGGTAAAGGACATGATG GAGATTAACGGCTCCACAACCAAACTACCTCTTACAATATCCTACGAAGGCCTATCGCTGAGGCAATTCCGTCTCTGGATCCACATGCAGGATGTAATGTTTTCACTGAAACGTTTTG GGTTCACTGAGGTGAATATAGATGAAATCAAAGGTGTTCTTGTGGACAACAACTTGTACCTGTTAGCATTGACTACCCTGGTGACTGCATTCCAT TTCATATTTGAATTCCTGGCCTTTAAAAATGACATAAGCttttggaggaagaagaaaaaCATGGTGGGCATGTCTCGCAAAACAG TGCTGTGGAGATGCTTTAGCACCATAGTGATTCTcctgaaaatgctggaggaacgAAGCAGCTTGCTAGGTCTTATTCCTGTTGGAATAGGAACCACAATTGAG GTATGGAAGGTCAAAAAGGTTTCCAAAATACAGCTACAGTGGAGAACCTCTAGGTCCATAGTTCAT GTTGGTAAATTTGATGAATCAGAGAGAAAGACTATACAACATGACACACAG GCAATGAAATGCCTGTCTTATTTAGTGTACCCTCTGTCTATTAGTGGAGCCATCTTCTCTCTGGTGTACCTGAGGTATAAAAA CTACTATTCATGGTTAATCAACAGCCTTGTCAGTG GGATTTATGCTTTTGGATTCCTCTCTATGGCTCCTCAGCTGTTCATTAACTTCAAG TTGAAGTCCGTGGGCCATTTGCAATGGAACGTATTGATGTATAAA GCAGTCAATACATTCGTCAACGATGCCTTCACCTGTGTCTTCAGCACACACCCATCCCACCAGCTGGGCTGCTTCAGGGATGAGATTCTGTTTCTCCTCTACCTTTACCAGAGGAG GCTTTACTCTACGAACAAGACCAGATGTCGTGAGTATGGATCATGCCACCACAACCACAGGAAACTCAAAGCCCAATGA
- the LOC115185415 gene encoding cleft lip and palate transmembrane protein 1-like protein isoform X1, which produces MFPSCYSKPTSSNDLFKRTYLTKMLLGVFVVYMSHTCWVIYGFVYTKPCERGKGDCIFSYLAERPRLQLSIFSSLRPDHSELNLIIKIDDFDIHSKFERVVNVSLPLATRNNGTLHTLVYVHKFGVSPLQDNRQVHHVAQLSTYMMSRGNLSSAKEVLKKHAATAPREVDRPISHWRSRLTLNMMSEDFTFNRGTLPSDVRRYMRVYFVSCFRFQDENRMVYLPLLHIDELSVRVKDMMEINGSTTKLPLTISYEGLSLRQFRLWIHMQDVMFSLKRFGFTEVNIDEIKGVLVDNNLYLLALTTLVTAFHFIFEFLAFKNDISFWRKKKNMVGMSRKTVLWRCFSTIVILLKMLEERSSLLGLIPVGIGTTIEVWKVKKVSKIQLQWRTSRSIVHVGKFDESERKTIQHDTQAMKCLSYLVYPLSISGAIFSLVYLRYKNYYSWLINSLVSGIYAFGFLSMAPQLFINFKLKSVGHLQWNVLMYKAVNTFVNDAFTCVFSTHPSHQLGCFRDEILFLLYLYQRRLYSTNKTRCREYGSCHHNHRKLKAQ; this is translated from the exons ATGTTCCCTTCGTGCTATTCAAAGCCGACGAGTTCAAATGACCTATTCAAAAGGACTTATCTGACAAAGATGTTACTAGGAGTGTTCGTCGTGTATATGTCACACACCTGCTGGGTGATTTATGGCTTTGTATACACCAAGCCTTGTGAGAGAGGTAAAGGAGACTGCATTTTTTCCTACCTTGCAGAAAGACCCCGTCTCCAG CTCAGCATTTTCTCCAGTTTGAGGCCTGACCACAGTGAACTCAACCTCATCATCAAGATAGACGACTTTGACATACATTCTAAATTTGAAAG GGTGGTGAATGTATCCCTGCCGTTGGCAACACGTAACAACGGTACTCTGCACACATTGGTTTATGTACACAAGTTTGGAGTGTCTCCCTTGCAGGATAACCGGCAGGTCCATCATGTTGCCCAGCTCAGCACCTACATGATGTCCAGAGGAAATCTCAGCTCTGCTAAAGAGGTCCTCAAA AAACATGCTGCCACTGCTCCTCGAGAAGTAGACAGACCCATCTCTCACTGGAGGTCCCGTCTAACCCTAAACATGATGTCAGAGGACTTCACCTTCAACAGAGGGACCTTGCCAAGTGATGTCCGGCGCTACATGAGAGT aTATTTTGTCTCGTGTTTTAGATTTCAGGATGAAAACAGGATGGTATATCTCCCACTTTTACACATTGATGAACTCAGCGTCAGGGTAAAGGACATGATG GAGATTAACGGCTCCACAACCAAACTACCTCTTACAATATCCTACGAAGGCCTATCGCTGAGGCAATTCCGTCTCTGGATCCACATGCAGGATGTAATGTTTTCACTGAAACGTTTTG GGTTCACTGAGGTGAATATAGATGAAATCAAAGGTGTTCTTGTGGACAACAACTTGTACCTGTTAGCATTGACTACCCTGGTGACTGCATTCCAT TTCATATTTGAATTCCTGGCCTTTAAAAATGACATAAGCttttggaggaagaagaaaaaCATGGTGGGCATGTCTCGCAAAACAG TGCTGTGGAGATGCTTTAGCACCATAGTGATTCTcctgaaaatgctggaggaacgAAGCAGCTTGCTAGGTCTTATTCCTGTTGGAATAGGAACCACAATTGAG GTATGGAAGGTCAAAAAGGTTTCCAAAATACAGCTACAGTGGAGAACCTCTAGGTCCATAGTTCAT GTTGGTAAATTTGATGAATCAGAGAGAAAGACTATACAACATGACACACAG GCAATGAAATGCCTGTCTTATTTAGTGTACCCTCTGTCTATTAGTGGAGCCATCTTCTCTCTGGTGTACCTGAGGTATAAAAA CTACTATTCATGGTTAATCAACAGCCTTGTCAGTG GGATTTATGCTTTTGGATTCCTCTCTATGGCTCCTCAGCTGTTCATTAACTTCAAG TTGAAGTCCGTGGGCCATTTGCAATGGAACGTATTGATGTATAAA GCAGTCAATACATTCGTCAACGATGCCTTCACCTGTGTCTTCAGCACACACCCATCCCACCAGCTGGGCTGCTTCAGGGATGAGATTCTGTTTCTCCTCTACCTTTACCAGAGGAG GCTTTACTCTACGAACAAGACCAGATGTCGTGAGTATGGATCATGCCACCACAACCACAGGAAACTCAAAGCCCAATGA
- the LOC115185415 gene encoding cleft lip and palate transmembrane protein 1-like protein isoform X3 has translation MFPSCYSKPTSSNDLFKRTYLTKMLLGVFVVYMSHTCWVIYGFVYTKPCERGKGDCIFSYLAERPRLQLSIFSSLRPDHSELNLIIKIDDFDIHSKFERVVNVSLPLATRNNGTLHTLVYVHKFGVSPLQDNRQVHHVAQLSTYMMSRGNLSSAKEVLKKHAATAPREVDRPISHWRSRLTLNMMSEDFTFNRGTLPSDVRRYMRVYFVSCFRFQDENRMVYLPLLHIDELSVRVKDMMEINGSTTKLPLTISYEGLSLRQFRLWIHMQDVMFSLKRFGFTEVNIDEIKGVLVDNNLYLLALTTLVTAFHFIFEFLAFKNDISFWRKKKNMVGMSRKTVLWRCFSTIVILLKMLEERSSLLGLIPVGIGTTIEVWKVKKVSKIQLQWRTSRSIVHVGKFDESERKTIQHDTQAMKCLSYLVYPLSISGAIFSLVYLRYKNYYSWLINSLVSGIYAFGFLSMAPQLFINFKLKSVGHLQWNVLMYKALLYEQDQMS, from the exons ATGTTCCCTTCGTGCTATTCAAAGCCGACGAGTTCAAATGACCTATTCAAAAGGACTTATCTGACAAAGATGTTACTAGGAGTGTTCGTCGTGTATATGTCACACACCTGCTGGGTGATTTATGGCTTTGTATACACCAAGCCTTGTGAGAGAGGTAAAGGAGACTGCATTTTTTCCTACCTTGCAGAAAGACCCCGTCTCCAG CTCAGCATTTTCTCCAGTTTGAGGCCTGACCACAGTGAACTCAACCTCATCATCAAGATAGACGACTTTGACATACATTCTAAATTTGAAAG GGTGGTGAATGTATCCCTGCCGTTGGCAACACGTAACAACGGTACTCTGCACACATTGGTTTATGTACACAAGTTTGGAGTGTCTCCCTTGCAGGATAACCGGCAGGTCCATCATGTTGCCCAGCTCAGCACCTACATGATGTCCAGAGGAAATCTCAGCTCTGCTAAAGAGGTCCTCAAA AAACATGCTGCCACTGCTCCTCGAGAAGTAGACAGACCCATCTCTCACTGGAGGTCCCGTCTAACCCTAAACATGATGTCAGAGGACTTCACCTTCAACAGAGGGACCTTGCCAAGTGATGTCCGGCGCTACATGAGAGT aTATTTTGTCTCGTGTTTTAGATTTCAGGATGAAAACAGGATGGTATATCTCCCACTTTTACACATTGATGAACTCAGCGTCAGGGTAAAGGACATGATG GAGATTAACGGCTCCACAACCAAACTACCTCTTACAATATCCTACGAAGGCCTATCGCTGAGGCAATTCCGTCTCTGGATCCACATGCAGGATGTAATGTTTTCACTGAAACGTTTTG GGTTCACTGAGGTGAATATAGATGAAATCAAAGGTGTTCTTGTGGACAACAACTTGTACCTGTTAGCATTGACTACCCTGGTGACTGCATTCCAT TTCATATTTGAATTCCTGGCCTTTAAAAATGACATAAGCttttggaggaagaagaaaaaCATGGTGGGCATGTCTCGCAAAACAG TGCTGTGGAGATGCTTTAGCACCATAGTGATTCTcctgaaaatgctggaggaacgAAGCAGCTTGCTAGGTCTTATTCCTGTTGGAATAGGAACCACAATTGAG GTATGGAAGGTCAAAAAGGTTTCCAAAATACAGCTACAGTGGAGAACCTCTAGGTCCATAGTTCAT GTTGGTAAATTTGATGAATCAGAGAGAAAGACTATACAACATGACACACAG GCAATGAAATGCCTGTCTTATTTAGTGTACCCTCTGTCTATTAGTGGAGCCATCTTCTCTCTGGTGTACCTGAGGTATAAAAA CTACTATTCATGGTTAATCAACAGCCTTGTCAGTG GGATTTATGCTTTTGGATTCCTCTCTATGGCTCCTCAGCTGTTCATTAACTTCAAG TTGAAGTCCGTGGGCCATTTGCAATGGAACGTATTGATGTATAAA GCTTTACTCTACGAACAAGACCAGATGTCGTGA